Part of the Triticum urartu cultivar G1812 chromosome 2, Tu2.1, whole genome shotgun sequence genome, GATGCTCCATCGGTCAAAAACACGAGAGCAATCCGATTTGCGCTTCACTGGAAATCGACTAACTTCCAGACTGTGTGTATTTGTGAGCAAACATGAGAAAGAAAAACGAATGATGCAAGTCTCATCCAGAACTGATGAGGCGAGGATGGTTGCAACGCAATGCAGGAGCGGGATACAGCAGCGGCGGAACTCGTTCGAGGACGGCGTGGCCGGGACGACGTGCCCGATCCCGCCGGGCGCCAACTTCACCTACATCCTGCAGGCCAAGGACCAGATCGGCACCTACTTCTACTTCCCCTCCCTCGCCTTCCACAAGGCCGCCGGCGGCTTCGGCGGCATCCGCGTCCTCAGCCGCCCCAGGATCCCGGTCCCCTTCCCGCCACCAGCCGCCGACTACACCGTCCTCATCGGCGACTGGTACAAGACCAACCATACCGTAAGCAGTTACCTCTTGCCACGCGGCCAGAGCATTAGATTAGTATATATTCtttctcgcaaaaaaaaagaTTAGTATATATTCTACAAAATTTAGAGTAGTAACCAATTTGTTGGCGTTCGTTCTTCTTGTGCAGGATTTGAGGTACATGCTCGACAGTGGCAAGGCACTTGGCTTCCCCGATGGCCTGCTCATCAACGGTCGCGGCTGGAACGGCTACACCTTCACCGTCCAGCCCGGTAAACACCCCGGATAATTCAGTTTCTGAATGACGTGCTGGTCTTGTGACAGAAGAAGTCAAGTCTGAAACTTGTTGCATGCAGGCATGACGTACCGTTTCCGGATCACCAACGTCGGGCTGGCCACGTCCCTCAACATCAGGTTCCAGGGGCACACCATCAAGCTGGTGGAGGTGGAGGGCTCGCACACCATGCAGACCGCCTACTCCTCCCTGGATGTGCACCTTGGCCAGTCCTACTCGGTGCTCCTCACCGCGGACCAGCCTGGCTTCGACTACTCCATCGTCGTCTCCACGCGCTTCACCACCAAGATCATATCCACCACCGCCGTCCTGCACTACGCCAACTCCGCCGGCAAGGCTCCCGGCCCTCTGCCCGGAGGCCCCACCACCCAGATCGACTGGTCGCTCAACCAGGCCCGCTCTATCAGGTACGTAGTACTATCGCTCATCAGTTTCTTTTCCTACTACAAATACAAATTCGGACTAGGACTGTAACCATGAAGGACAATGTGACCTCATTCTGCCTATACTCGCAACCAGATGGAACCTGACGGCGAGCGGGCCGAGGCCCAACCCGCAGGGCTCGTACCACTACGGCCAGGTGCCCACCACCAGGACCATCAGGCTGGCCAACTCGGCGGCCACCATCAACGGCAAGCAGAGGTACGCGGTGAACAGCGTGTCCCACGTCAACGCAGACACGCCCCTCAAGATCGCCGACTACTACAAGATCGCCGGCGTGTTCTCGGTGGGCACCATCTCCGACAGCCCGACATACGGCGGTGCCTACCTTCGGACATCGGTCATGGGGGTCGACTACAGAGGCTACGTCGAGATTGTGTTTGAGAACTCTGAGAACGAGGTGCAGTCGTGGCACATCGATGGCTACGCCTTCTGGGTTGTCGGGTATGCATTGGTTTTCCTGTCTTTGTGGCTTTATTTACTTTGGGTGATCTGTATCGGAGCGGGTCTAAATTTTTGGACGCAGAATGAATGGAGGAAAATGGTCGCCGGCAAGCAGGCAGATCTACAACTTGAGGGATGGCGTTTCACGGTACACTGTTCAGGTATGGCTCTTCTGAAAACGCTCGACAGTCAGGAAGGTTGAGTTGTGTTCCATTTGTATTTGTTCTCGGAGTTGGCGATGATGACTGAACTCATTTTACCTGTGTGCGTTTCCGTCAGGTTTACCCCAATGCATGGACTGCAATCTACATGCCCCTTGACAACGTGGGCATGTGGAACGTGAGATCGGAGACCTGGGCCAGGCAGTACCTGGGACAGCAGTTCTACCTCCGCGTCTGGACGCCGTCCACGTCGTGGCGCGACGAGTTCCCGATCCCCAAGAACGCCCTCCTGTGCGGCCGAGCTGCCGGCCGCAGAACAAGGCCTTTCTGATGAGTTAAGCCACACGGCCAACCCAAGTTTGTCATGAGAGGATGACAGCTTGGCCTGGAGCAGACATAAAAAAAAAGTTACCATGAGAAAAAGGCTCAGAAAGAAGAGTTACCTGAAGGCAGATTGTCGTACATTTGCAATTGAACTTTTAGTGCCAGATTGATTCTTTCTACAATTGTTTTGGTGGTGGGTATAATTAGTCATGTAGTAGCATCTTAGCTTCGTTATTCCGGTCCTTAATAAATA contains:
- the LOC125537041 gene encoding L-ascorbate oxidase homolog; amino-acid sequence: MARGGSAVAVLSFLLGLPLLSVLVAGEDPYRFFTWNVSYGDIYPLGVKQQGILINGQFPGPQIEAVTNDNLVVNVFNKLNEPFLLSWSGIQQRRNSFEDGVAGTTCPIPPGANFTYILQAKDQIGTYFYFPSLAFHKAAGGFGGIRVLSRPRIPVPFPPPAADYTVLIGDWYKTNHTDLRYMLDSGKALGFPDGLLINGRGWNGYTFTVQPGMTYRFRITNVGLATSLNIRFQGHTIKLVEVEGSHTMQTAYSSLDVHLGQSYSVLLTADQPGFDYSIVVSTRFTTKIISTTAVLHYANSAGKAPGPLPGGPTTQIDWSLNQARSIRWNLTASGPRPNPQGSYHYGQVPTTRTIRLANSAATINGKQRYAVNSVSHVNADTPLKIADYYKIAGVFSVGTISDSPTYGGAYLRTSVMGVDYRGYVEIVFENSENEVQSWHIDGYAFWVVGMNGGKWSPASRQIYNLRDGVSRYTVQVYPNAWTAIYMPLDNVGMWNVRSETWARQYLGQQFYLRVWTPSTSWRDEFPIPKNALLCGRAAGRRTRPF